From the genome of Lutzomyia longipalpis isolate SR_M1_2022 chromosome 2, ASM2433408v1, one region includes:
- the LOC129791185 gene encoding venom dipeptidyl peptidase 4 — MKVNLLHLVFVGIFITQSSCVPVGEPRQSDKRPLVFEDVVPGSRFSQRGFNGTWMTGTEFLYRNSEGDYNIYNIESRSDRLFLSRDALTGWSGASFTFSRDYTRILIRYSVRSIFRHSIVAKYAVYDISSGTSTNVASAEELNVCVWSPVDSNTLAFVKDNDVYLKKLDGQETRLTFDGVPGVIYNGVPDWVYEEEVLGSGAALWVSPNGGKISIASFNDTEVNEFMYFTYGQPGNMANQYFQEIHLRYPKVGTTNPTVTLRVMDVTDVGGTVWRDIPTPIDIVTDDHILGTVSWYDDNRILALWLNRRQNIATLQSCTIADTISCNEMMRFSEPSGWVSINTPRCYQNANVCLMVANSEGWYKVWRYDFATSTPTVLTPTGYTVSSIYGYDEENQNLYYLTVPGNNPQQRQVFRDSTCLTCTAKSPEGNDCTYASASFSRDFSYYSLTCSGPDPSYTHLFRTADNTQIMAWEENLSTRTSLTAIDLPQIKYLKVPVEGRFEASVRLRLPPNIDYPTGNGQKYPMIVYVYGGPNSARVTDSFGVGFGDFMVSGHHVIEAQIDGRGTANQGTQFLFTLNNHLGTVEIVDQIAVTKYLQDNFDFIDAERTGIWGWSYGGYATAMALAQDTERVFQCGISVAPVISWIYYDSIYTERYMGLPNATFNEVGYNASDITRKIEEFKHHDFLLIHGNADDNVHFQNSMMLSRVLQQANIIFEQMSYPDEAHGLNGVSRHLYHLMESFWMQCLSIEES, encoded by the exons atg AAAGTGAATCTACTGCATTTAGTCTTTGTGGGAATATTTATTACCCAATCTTCTTGTGTTCCTGTTGGAGAACCACGACAATCAGACAAGAGACCTTTGGTATTTGAGGATGTTGTACCAGGATCGAGATTCTCCCAGAGAGGTTTCAATGGTACCTGGATGACAG GCACGGAATTTCTCTATCGCAACAGCGAAGGTGATTACAATATTTACAATATTGAGAGCAGAAGTGATCGTCTTTTCCTCTCACGAGATGCTCTG ACCGGTTGGAGTGGTGCGAGTTTTACATTCTCAAGGGATTACACGAGAATCCTTATTCGGTACAGCGTGAGATCC atCTTCAGGCACTCAATTGTGGCCAAATATGCTGTGTATGATATATCTTCGGG AACATCAACCAATGTGGCAAGTGCGGAGGAATTGAATGTCTGTGTATGGTCACCTGTAGACTCAAATACCCTGGCCTTTGTCAAGGATAACGACGTGTACTTGAAAAAATTGGACGGACAGGAGACTCGGTTAACTTTTGATGGAGTCCCCGGGGTTATTTACAACGGTGTCCCGGATTGGGTGTACGAGGAAGAGGTCCTTGGGAGTGGGGCAGCACTGTGGGTGTCAccaaatggtggaaaaatttccattgccAGCTTTAATGACACGGAAGTTAATGAATTTATGTACTTTACATACGGGCAGCCGGGAAATATGGCCAACCAGTACTTTCAGGAAATTCATTTACGCTACCCCAAAGTTGGTACAACAAATCCCACCGTTACCCTGAGAGTTATGGATGTAACAGACGTGGGTGGTACGGTGTGGCGTGATATCCCAACACCCATTGATATTGTAACAGATGATCATATCCTGGGTACTGTGTCGTGGTACGATGACAATCGTATTTTAGCTCTATGGCTCAATCGACGACAGAACATTGCCACACTTCAATCATGCACAATTGCCGATACAATTTCATGCAATGAAATGATGCGTTTTTCCGAACCATCAGGCTGGGTTAGTATCAATACACCCAGATGCTACCAAAATGCCAATGTTTGTCTTATGGTTGCCAATTCGGAGGGATGGTACAAAGTATGGCGATATGATTTTGCTACATCCACCCCAACCGTCCTCACCCCAACTGGCTACACCGTGTCCAGCATATATGGCTATGATGAAGAGAATCAAAATCTCTACTATCTCACCGTTCCCGGAAACAATCCGCAGCAGCGTCAAGTTTTTCGTGATTCCACATGTCTCACATGCACCGCCAAGAGCCCTGAAGGTAATGACTGCACCTACGCAAGTGCCAGCTTCAGTCGGGATTTCTCCTATTATTCACTCACATGTTCCGGCCCTGATCCATCGTACACTCATCTATTTCGAACAGCG GACAACACCCAAATAATGGCATGGGAGGAGAACTTGTCAACACGCACGAGTTTAACGGCAATAGATTTGCCACAGATCAAATATCTCAAAGTGCCCGTTGAAGGTCGATTTGAGGCATCGGTGCGCCTTCGTTTGCCCCCCAATATTGATTATCCCACCGGGAATGGCCAGAAGTACCCAATGATTGTCTATGTATACGGCGGTCCGAATTCAGCTCGTGTTACGGATTCTTTCGGTGTTGGCTTTGGGGATTTCATGGTGAGCGGACATCATGTAATTGAGGCGCAAATTGATGGACGCGGTACAGCAAATCAGGGCACACAATTCCTCTTTACGCTCAACAATCACTTGGGCACCGTGGAAATTGTTGATCAAATTGCCGTCACTAAATATCTTCAGGATAATTTTGACTTTATCGATGCCGAACGTACGGGGATCTGGGGATGGAGCTATGGGGGCTATGCAACCGCAATGGCATTGGCACAGGATACCGAAAGAGTTTTCCAATGTGGGATTTCCGTTGCGCCAGTCATTTCTTGGATCTATTACG ATTCAATTTACACAGAACGATACATGGGACTCCCCAATGCAACATTCAATGAAGTAGGTTACAATGCCAGTGATATTACGAGGAAGATTGAGGAGTTCAAACACCACGACTTCCTCCTCATTCACGGCAATGCCGATGACAACGTACATTTCCAGAATTCCATGATGCTAAGCCGAGTGCTCCAACAGGCAAATATAATATTTGAGCAGATG AGTTACCCAGACGAGGCACACGGTTTAAACGGAGTCTCGAGGCATTTGTACCACCTAATGGAATCATTCTGGATGCAATGTCTCAGTATTGAGGAGTCTTAG